Proteins encoded together in one Chryseobacterium sp. G0201 window:
- a CDS encoding T9SS type A sorting domain-containing protein → MKKKSTLQIFAAVLCIASSHAYSRTTSVPKPNEKPIGSKFKTPTPPSTFDLDPLIVISQNVNEKGLVVMSGMLNKPFTNSNILLSIKYQNAQGEWITGWCKTLYSYNQYNETLKATLELPASVNPTYNLKVELSSDSASNFTTVAWNKAVTHYKAADYAAVNCDLDENEYTMLLTPKKEGTLITDANGKVTGLKDRVTSAYSWNKLSNVLMNNKKDDVVFAPTNPSDVITEASGAKAVKLVNTGAITNTLGTTPEFIYNEAAGHPIPYLYSYDDPVYMFAGKFSANGFYMKFSQWPGDADGPGYHNFKNPAYLESRYFNLYNRIYKNLSEFIPDQEPVVIVSSIATGLRAYKSDGTFIDLTPNSTSNYGAPYFGYTNNVARRGPGSENLSISNTTELTLYGVGALRNDVSTSYQTKRSLQDIEREISKFIKYTGVFGNTNSYNNDASECSTQCFAINAGALPDNNALDWAKAPNSYIFEPNQDSDGLYIPVKKAYKMWNSDSRMGGSPIPTGTITADVYWEDIQGLIKSGTNYSLEIVGSGEDAKIKVPINKTKEGNAVIAYKVNGEVFWSWHVWVTDNPRNGSTYKSFDGIKRQKSDGTIEPIPSSDWGWMDRNLGALSNTITGTEFNKNGGLLYQWGRKDPIPPLVYKGNDFYEASGSVGRVRHRQSRNMANGATKIDNLIKTVLLSNATVSNNIRLSVKNPLSLIYVNKDDNSAQALYNNNANLQVNWFGNSSSLSSDKLSELNLWSDNSRGMLNSVSNYNDDNNANPYRDKSSFDPCPNGWRIPSMLVANLGNTSYIDDLRVDFSPFGIKNNIGKNVFEANKYHIIKPNDSNTPSYMKGFKIYNNVGVDLSNVGGNNMGIFPGTGILVRGYHEGQYSDQHETYLWTATMAKWFDTTPAVSARSFRMIPDRDQPDTPDSSLPAITGRYQYYPVGGGATSGANGCRCIKDPLYVVNQYDFPTEFFNDDVEYAEGLNNPNSYSIVKNTVESTIQIPISKAFSAQSKLLNNTDILNAANFNNLKANVLWSTNTSLISNISLSNTAPGSLSAISNTNITVKIAPNQSGNAVVTLHNGSITNPIYWSWHIWVTNTPITSVVYTTELPNQAAVNYINYIKPGEVIKTEIMDRDLGANQAIDEANKTTSTAGLHFQWGRKDPLPVFVNANRNSAPVYLGTAQANGTMTYTTLASATYYSDAYLKKYPDYSVQSNVLATDKTSDKISKVLSYSVKNPMIFMVPTMTTKSADLNHTNGADWLASEPNLAPERWGRGGKKSPFDPCPEGWRIPDLTGVANTSVGSSPFYKPTTGISIPNNYGGTRINRTPYSSAAIGYLFANPSYNIGSFVNSGVRGGRNTIEASPAAPDFNIIDYTYGGFWLGALNSNYTGRALRVEIQNNGNYLTPFSSNADPYFAQSCRCVKVKYDENGNELGPIPRLQVTDATSGEAKTVLAKSIIEEKVAQNKLEFFPNPVKSILYIKGNDKAKDYFYQIYNMSGQLVKSGKFENEQTDLSSLTQGAYLVRINNSETIVKIIKE, encoded by the coding sequence ATGAAAAAAAAATCGACACTACAGATTTTTGCTGCAGTACTCTGTATTGCATCTTCTCATGCTTATTCGAGGACGACATCCGTCCCTAAGCCAAATGAGAAACCCATTGGCTCCAAATTCAAAACACCTACTCCACCGAGTACTTTTGATCTGGATCCTCTGATCGTCATTTCACAGAATGTGAATGAAAAAGGACTGGTTGTAATGAGCGGAATGCTCAACAAACCATTCACAAACAGCAACATCCTGCTCTCCATTAAGTATCAGAATGCTCAGGGAGAATGGATTACCGGCTGGTGTAAAACATTATACTCCTACAATCAGTATAATGAAACGCTGAAAGCTACTTTAGAATTACCCGCATCTGTAAACCCGACTTACAATTTAAAAGTTGAGTTAAGTTCAGATTCGGCAAGCAATTTCACAACTGTAGCCTGGAACAAAGCCGTAACGCATTACAAAGCCGCAGATTATGCTGCTGTGAATTGTGATCTGGATGAAAATGAGTACACCATGCTTTTAACACCTAAAAAAGAGGGTACCTTAATTACAGATGCCAACGGAAAAGTTACAGGTTTAAAAGACAGAGTAACATCTGCTTATTCTTGGAATAAACTCAGCAATGTCTTAATGAATAATAAAAAAGACGATGTAGTTTTTGCCCCGACCAATCCTTCAGATGTAATAACGGAAGCTAGTGGCGCAAAAGCTGTAAAATTGGTAAATACAGGAGCTATTACTAATACGTTAGGAACAACTCCGGAATTTATTTACAATGAAGCAGCGGGACACCCGATTCCTTATCTGTACAGCTATGATGATCCAGTATACATGTTTGCAGGTAAATTTTCAGCTAATGGATTTTACATGAAATTCAGTCAGTGGCCGGGAGATGCTGACGGACCCGGATATCATAATTTTAAAAATCCGGCTTATTTAGAAAGCAGATATTTTAATTTATACAACAGAATTTATAAAAATTTATCTGAATTTATCCCGGATCAGGAACCTGTAGTTATTGTTTCAAGTATTGCAACAGGTTTACGAGCTTATAAAAGTGACGGTACATTTATTGACCTAACACCAAACAGCACAAGCAATTACGGAGCTCCTTACTTTGGATACACAAACAATGTTGCAAGAAGAGGCCCTGGTTCTGAAAACCTGTCAATATCTAACACTACAGAATTAACATTGTATGGTGTTGGTGCACTGAGAAATGATGTTTCAACTTCTTATCAGACCAAAAGATCATTACAAGATATTGAAAGAGAAATTTCAAAATTCATCAAGTATACAGGTGTTTTTGGAAATACAAATTCATATAATAATGATGCTTCCGAATGTTCTACGCAATGTTTCGCCATCAATGCGGGAGCGCTTCCGGACAACAATGCATTAGATTGGGCAAAAGCACCTAACAGTTATATTTTCGAGCCTAATCAGGACAGTGACGGATTATATATTCCTGTGAAAAAAGCTTATAAAATGTGGAATTCCGATTCTCGCATGGGAGGAAGCCCGATTCCTACAGGTACCATAACTGCTGATGTGTATTGGGAAGATATCCAAGGTTTGATAAAATCAGGAACCAACTATAGCTTAGAAATTGTAGGTTCAGGCGAAGATGCTAAAATCAAAGTTCCGATCAACAAAACTAAAGAAGGAAACGCCGTAATTGCTTACAAAGTAAACGGAGAAGTTTTCTGGTCTTGGCACGTTTGGGTAACAGACAATCCTAGAAACGGATCAACTTACAAAAGTTTTGATGGCATTAAAAGACAAAAAAGCGACGGAACTATAGAACCAATTCCAAGTTCAGATTGGGGATGGATGGACAGAAACCTTGGCGCTTTAAGCAACACCATTACGGGAACCGAATTTAATAAAAATGGAGGATTACTTTATCAATGGGGAAGAAAAGACCCTATTCCACCATTAGTTTACAAAGGAAATGATTTCTATGAAGCTTCAGGATCTGTCGGAAGAGTGAGACATAGGCAATCAAGAAATATGGCTAACGGAGCAACAAAAATTGATAATTTAATCAAAACAGTATTGTTGTCGAATGCAACTGTATCAAACAATATTCGTTTGTCTGTTAAAAATCCTTTAAGCTTAATTTATGTAAACAAAGATGACAACTCTGCGCAGGCACTTTACAATAACAATGCTAATTTACAGGTAAACTGGTTCGGAAACTCATCATCGCTTTCTTCAGATAAATTATCAGAATTAAATCTATGGTCAGATAATTCAAGAGGAATGCTTAATTCCGTAAGCAATTACAACGATGACAATAATGCAAATCCTTATAGAGATAAATCATCATTTGATCCATGTCCTAACGGATGGAGAATACCTTCAATGCTTGTCGCAAACTTAGGAAATACAAGTTATATTGATGATTTGAGAGTGGATTTTAGTCCATTCGGAATTAAAAACAACATTGGTAAAAATGTTTTTGAAGCCAACAAATATCACATCATTAAACCTAATGACAGCAATACTCCAAGTTATATGAAAGGGTTTAAGATTTACAATAATGTTGGGGTAGATCTAAGCAATGTCGGCGGAAACAACATGGGAATTTTCCCAGGAACCGGAATTCTTGTAAGAGGATATCATGAAGGTCAATATTCAGATCAGCATGAAACGTATTTATGGACTGCAACCATGGCAAAATGGTTCGATACTACTCCTGCCGTTTCGGCTAGAAGTTTCCGTATGATTCCGGACAGAGATCAGCCGGATACACCGGATTCTTCTTTACCGGCAATCACAGGAAGATATCAATATTATCCTGTAGGTGGTGGTGCAACCTCTGGAGCGAATGGATGTAGATGTATCAAAGATCCTTTATACGTTGTAAATCAATATGACTTCCCTACAGAGTTCTTCAATGATGATGTTGAATATGCAGAAGGATTGAACAATCCAAACTCCTATTCTATCGTTAAAAATACGGTTGAATCTACAATTCAGATTCCTATCAGTAAAGCATTCTCTGCGCAGAGTAAATTGTTGAATAATACTGATATTTTAAATGCAGCAAATTTCAATAATCTGAAAGCTAATGTATTGTGGTCAACCAACACAAGTTTGATCAGCAATATTTCACTTTCAAATACAGCTCCGGGTTCATTATCAGCTATTTCAAATACAAATATCACTGTTAAGATCGCTCCGAACCAGTCTGGTAATGCTGTCGTTACTTTACATAATGGAAGTATCACGAATCCAATTTATTGGAGCTGGCATATCTGGGTGACAAACACACCGATCACATCTGTTGTTTATACAACAGAATTACCTAATCAAGCAGCTGTAAATTATATCAATTACATTAAGCCTGGCGAAGTAATAAAAACTGAAATAATGGATAGAGATTTGGGAGCAAATCAAGCCATTGATGAAGCCAATAAAACAACTTCAACAGCCGGATTACACTTCCAATGGGGAAGAAAAGATCCACTGCCGGTTTTTGTAAATGCAAATAGAAATTCAGCTCCGGTTTATTTAGGAACAGCGCAGGCGAATGGTACGATGACTTACACTACTCTAGCTTCTGCAACGTATTATTCAGATGCATATCTTAAAAAATATCCTGATTATTCGGTTCAGTCTAATGTGTTGGCTACAGATAAAACTTCAGATAAGATCAGCAAAGTTTTATCATATTCTGTGAAAAACCCAATGATCTTCATGGTTCCAACAATGACAACCAAATCAGCAGATCTTAATCATACCAATGGTGCTGACTGGTTGGCCAGCGAACCAAATTTAGCTCCGGAAAGATGGGGAAGAGGAGGAAAAAAATCACCTTTTGACCCTTGTCCGGAAGGATGGAGAATTCCAGACTTAACAGGTGTTGCCAATACAAGTGTAGGTTCATCTCCTTTTTATAAGCCAACAACGGGAATCAGTATTCCTAACAATTATGGAGGAACAAGAATCAACAGAACACCATATAGTTCTGCTGCAATTGGTTACTTATTTGCCAATCCTTCATATAATATCGGAAGTTTTGTAAATTCTGGAGTAAGAGGTGGCAGAAATACAATCGAGGCCTCTCCTGCTGCGCCGGATTTCAATATCATTGATTACACGTATGGTGGTTTTTGGTTAGGAGCCCTTAACTCAAATTATACAGGAAGAGCTTTAAGAGTAGAAATCCAGAACAATGGAAATTATCTTACTCCGTTTAGCAGTAATGCTGACCCATATTTTGCTCAAAGCTGTCGTTGTGTTAAGGTAAAATATGACGAGAATGGCAATGAATTAGGCCCAATTCCAAGATTACAGGTAACAGATGCTACATCTGGAGAAGCTAAAACCGTTTTAGCAAAATCTATCATCGAGGAAAAAGTGGCTCAAAACAAACTTGAGTTTTTCCCGAATCCTGTGAAGAGCATTCTGTACATCAAAGGAAATGATAAAGCTAAAGATTACTTTTATCAAATCTATAACATGTCCGGACAGCTTGTAAAATCGGGTAAGTTTGAGAATGAACAGACCGATCTTTCTTCTCTTACACAAGGAGCTTATTTAGTAAGAATCAACAACTCCGAAACTATTGTGAAAATTATTAAAGAATAA
- a CDS encoding SulP family inorganic anion transporter: MKNTSLIGGIKENFPSGLVVFLVALPLCLGIALASGAPPLSGIIAGIVGGLVVGTISNSNISVSGPAAGLTAIVLTAITDLGAFELFLCAGMIAGIIQLILGFVRAGSISNYFPNNVIEGMLAAIGIIIILKQIPHALGFDKDYEGHESIFDNGLNFGYFTELFGAIHLGAIVVTLVSIGILLAWDKIPALKRMKMLPGALVAVVAGILLNEFFKMTGSSLAIAPQHLVVLPIPQSLDDFKNLIVTPDLKGFTNPKVWIVGATIAIVASIETLLCIEASDRLDQQRRITDTNLELKAQGIGNLISSFIGGLPMTSVVVRSSANANAGATSKLSAIIHGVLLLICVLSIPMILNLIPLATLAAVLLLVGYKLAKPATFKHFWHLGKFQFIPFVATVVAVVATDLLKGVGIGLAISVFYILQGNMKRAYYLSREKLNDADGINIKLAEEVSFLNKAAIKKTLRNIKPNSTVIIDARGTSYIATDVLEMIQDFANIRAKEEDINVELLGFKTSYKDYETNEDSHILITHRRAM; encoded by the coding sequence ATGAAAAACACATCATTAATAGGAGGAATTAAGGAGAATTTCCCTTCAGGACTCGTTGTATTTTTAGTTGCACTTCCGCTATGTTTAGGAATTGCATTAGCATCAGGAGCTCCGCCCTTATCCGGTATTATCGCTGGTATCGTGGGTGGTTTAGTAGTAGGAACGATAAGTAACTCGAATATTTCGGTCTCCGGTCCTGCTGCAGGTCTTACAGCCATTGTATTAACGGCCATTACGGATCTGGGTGCATTTGAACTTTTCCTTTGCGCAGGAATGATCGCGGGAATTATTCAGTTAATTTTAGGATTCGTAAGAGCAGGAAGTATTTCAAATTACTTTCCCAATAACGTTATTGAAGGAATGCTTGCCGCAATCGGGATCATCATTATTTTAAAACAAATTCCGCATGCATTGGGATTTGATAAAGACTATGAAGGTCATGAATCTATTTTTGATAACGGACTCAACTTCGGCTACTTTACAGAACTTTTCGGAGCTATTCATCTGGGAGCTATTGTTGTAACATTAGTTTCTATAGGAATTCTTTTGGCCTGGGATAAAATTCCAGCGTTGAAAAGAATGAAAATGCTTCCGGGAGCTTTGGTTGCCGTAGTTGCAGGTATTTTACTGAACGAATTTTTCAAAATGACAGGAAGTTCATTGGCGATTGCTCCTCAACATTTAGTTGTTTTACCAATTCCTCAGTCTCTTGATGATTTTAAAAATTTGATTGTAACGCCTGACCTTAAGGGATTTACCAATCCAAAAGTATGGATCGTAGGAGCAACGATTGCTATTGTAGCTTCTATTGAAACGTTACTTTGTATTGAAGCATCCGACAGATTAGACCAACAAAGAAGAATTACAGATACCAACCTTGAATTGAAAGCTCAGGGAATCGGAAACCTGATAAGTTCATTCATTGGCGGGCTTCCGATGACTTCGGTTGTAGTAAGAAGTTCTGCGAATGCAAATGCGGGTGCAACATCAAAACTTTCAGCGATCATTCATGGAGTTCTGTTATTAATTTGTGTACTTTCGATTCCGATGATTTTAAATTTAATTCCATTGGCTACATTGGCTGCGGTATTACTTTTAGTTGGTTATAAACTTGCAAAACCGGCAACATTTAAGCATTTCTGGCATTTAGGAAAGTTCCAGTTTATCCCTTTTGTGGCGACTGTTGTGGCTGTTGTTGCGACCGATCTATTAAAAGGTGTCGGAATTGGTTTAGCAATCTCAGTTTTCTATATTTTACAAGGAAATATGAAGAGAGCTTACTATCTGAGCAGAGAAAAACTGAACGATGCAGACGGAATTAACATCAAATTGGCTGAGGAAGTTTCATTTTTAAATAAAGCAGCTATTAAAAAGACTTTAAGAAATATTAAACCTAATTCTACAGTGATCATCGATGCCCGAGGAACTTCATATATTGCGACAGATGTACTGGAAATGATTCAAGATTTCGCGAATATCAGGGCGAAAGAAGAAGACATTAATGTAGAACTTTTAGGCTTTAAAACTTCTTACAAAGATTATGAGACCAATGAAGATTCTCACATCTTAATTACACATAGAAGAGCAATGTAA
- a CDS encoding carbonic anhydrase: MSQSYEVIFENNKKWVESKVANDPTFFEELAKTQNPDFLYIGCSDSRVTAEELMGTQPGEVFVTRNIANVVNTLDMSSTAVIQYAVEHLKVKHIIVCGHYNCGGVKAAMTPQDLGLLNPWLRNIRDVYRLHQAELDSITDEGKRYDRLVELNVQEQCINVIKMACVQERYILEEYPVVHGWVFDLRTGKIIDLEIDFEKTLKDIQKIYNLTSSDWVMSKKKS; this comes from the coding sequence ATGTCACAATCGTACGAAGTTATTTTCGAAAACAATAAAAAATGGGTAGAATCAAAAGTTGCCAATGACCCAACGTTCTTCGAAGAATTAGCAAAAACTCAAAATCCGGACTTCCTGTATATTGGATGTTCAGACAGCAGAGTAACAGCAGAAGAATTAATGGGAACGCAGCCGGGCGAAGTTTTCGTAACAAGAAACATTGCCAATGTAGTTAATACTTTAGACATGAGCTCAACAGCAGTAATTCAATACGCTGTAGAACATTTGAAAGTAAAACACATTATCGTTTGCGGACATTACAACTGTGGTGGTGTAAAAGCAGCGATGACTCCTCAGGATTTAGGATTATTGAATCCTTGGCTAAGAAATATTCGTGATGTTTACAGATTGCATCAAGCTGAGCTAGATTCTATCACAGATGAAGGTAAACGTTATGACAGACTTGTAGAACTTAATGTTCAGGAGCAGTGCATCAACGTGATCAAAATGGCCTGTGTACAGGAAAGATACATCTTAGAAGAGTATCCTGTGGTTCACGGCTGGGTTTTCGACCTTAGAACAGGTAAGATCATTGATTTGGAGATCGACTTTGAAAAAACATTAAAGGACATCCAAAAAATCTACAACCTTACAAGTTCTGATTGGGTAATGAGTAAAAAGAAAAGTTAA
- a CDS encoding carbonic anhydrase, whose translation MKAHTSETQSTITPEKALNFLKEGNQRFVNNLKANRDLLEQVNATREGQWPFAVVLSCIDSRTSAELIFDQGLGDVFSIRIAGNFVNQDILGSMEFGCNVAGSKLVVVLGHTKCGALKGGLDAAQIEGLGMDNLNHLINHFDPIINEIIEEGEDRSSKNSALLERLNQQNVKSAIEDIRKQSSTLARLEEEGKIKIVGANYDVETGVVTWL comes from the coding sequence ATGAAAGCACATACATCCGAAACTCAGTCAACCATTACTCCTGAAAAAGCATTAAATTTTCTAAAAGAAGGAAACCAAAGATTTGTAAACAATCTGAAGGCCAACAGAGATCTTTTGGAGCAGGTAAATGCTACGCGTGAAGGGCAATGGCCTTTTGCAGTTGTTTTAAGCTGTATCGACAGCCGTACTTCTGCGGAACTTATCTTCGATCAGGGACTGGGAGATGTTTTCAGTATTAGAATTGCGGGTAATTTTGTGAATCAGGACATTTTAGGTTCAATGGAATTTGGCTGTAACGTAGCAGGTTCTAAGCTTGTTGTAGTTTTAGGACACACAAAATGTGGCGCTTTAAAAGGCGGTCTTGATGCAGCACAAATTGAAGGATTAGGAATGGATAACTTAAATCATTTAATCAATCATTTTGATCCAATCATCAATGAAATCATCGAAGAAGGTGAAGATCGTTCATCAAAAAACAGCGCACTTTTGGAAAGATTGAATCAGCAAAATGTAAAAAGCGCGATTGAAGATATCCGTAAGCAAAGTTCAACCCTTGCAAGACTTGAGGAAGAAGGTAAAATCAAAATAGTTGGGGCCAACTATGATGTTGAAACCGGAGTTGTAACTTGGTTATAG
- a CDS encoding glycosyltransferase: protein MLKKKKILIRIGSLRHGGAEKVLVTFLKNISPDKYEVDLLINLYSGIYIQEVPSWVNIYYLLKGEMITTNRPQDIPVKAVRVLYQKMFLWFPSLLYKFVLKNKQYDVELAAIHGMYREILSSSQKDSKKIIWVQNDIFNLKEYTSDVIREFFKFDKILVISNKLEEEMHKLAQNEAEKQSVIKIFNPIDKEDTLKKANAVVDDYPFDNNIPTFVSVGTVYPQKGYDRLLQVHKRLIDEGFLHQLLIIGDGYDLNNIQALLDQLGLQKTAKMLGFKSNPYPYLKKADFYIMSSRHEGFPTIIAEALILNKPISATDISGIKDLLQDGKLGTITPNSEDGIYEGMKKFLTNKALAEEYKKQINNTDLPFVLEKSVQKLQEIIDEV from the coding sequence ATGTTGAAAAAAAAGAAAATCCTCATTCGAATAGGCTCTCTTCGTCATGGCGGTGCAGAAAAAGTGCTAGTCACTTTTCTGAAAAACATCTCGCCCGACAAGTATGAAGTTGATTTATTGATCAACCTTTACTCCGGAATCTACATTCAGGAAGTACCTTCTTGGGTAAATATTTATTATTTACTGAAAGGAGAAATGATCACAACCAACAGACCTCAGGATATTCCTGTAAAAGCTGTTAGAGTTTTGTATCAGAAGATGTTTTTATGGTTTCCTTCCCTGCTTTATAAATTTGTTTTAAAAAACAAACAATATGATGTAGAACTGGCTGCTATCCACGGCATGTACAGAGAAATATTATCCAGCTCTCAAAAAGATTCAAAAAAAATAATCTGGGTTCAGAATGATATTTTTAATCTGAAAGAATATACTTCTGACGTTATAAGAGAATTTTTCAAGTTTGACAAAATATTGGTCATTTCCAACAAATTGGAAGAAGAAATGCACAAGCTTGCCCAAAATGAAGCTGAAAAGCAATCTGTCATCAAAATTTTCAACCCTATAGATAAAGAAGATACACTGAAAAAAGCAAATGCAGTTGTTGATGACTACCCTTTTGACAATAATATCCCTACTTTTGTAAGCGTAGGAACTGTTTACCCTCAAAAAGGCTATGACAGGCTTTTGCAAGTTCATAAAAGATTGATAGACGAAGGTTTTCTACATCAGCTTTTGATTATTGGTGACGGATATGATTTAAATAATATTCAAGCCTTACTTGATCAATTAGGACTGCAGAAAACAGCAAAAATGTTAGGCTTTAAAAGTAATCCTTATCCATATTTGAAAAAGGCAGATTTTTATATCATGTCTTCTCGCCACGAAGGATTTCCTACCATCATTGCAGAAGCGCTTATTCTTAATAAACCGATTTCCGCAACAGATATTTCAGGAATTAAAGATCTGTTACAGGATGGGAAATTAGGAACAATAACTCCAAATTCTGAAGACGGGATTTATGAGGGAATGAAAAAGTTTCTTACCAATAAAGCCCTTGCTGAAGAATATAAGAAACAAATAAATAATACAGATCTGCCTTTCGTTTTAGAAAAATCTGTACAAAAACTTCAAGAAATAATTGATGAAGTATAA
- a CDS encoding DapH/DapD/GlmU-related protein — MMLLYRIILKIRSLYQDMIKNVVIKVAINQGLKVGDNLYVQGIPNFGSEPFLIEMGDNVTIAEGVSFINHGGDGRVTKRIEKYKDGRTFGRIKIGNNTFIGKGAVLLPGVSIGSNCIVGSLSVVSSSVPDNTIYAGAPAKFICTIEQYGEKLLANTTVYPLELEADRAKLEEYLIKNLPHTYKPVRK, encoded by the coding sequence ATGATGTTATTATACAGAATCATACTAAAAATACGTTCCCTGTATCAAGATATGATTAAAAATGTTGTCATTAAAGTTGCTATCAATCAAGGTTTAAAAGTTGGTGATAACCTATATGTACAAGGTATTCCCAATTTTGGATCAGAACCTTTTCTTATTGAAATGGGAGATAATGTAACCATCGCCGAAGGCGTATCCTTTATCAATCACGGAGGAGACGGACGAGTAACAAAAAGAATTGAAAAATACAAAGACGGAAGAACCTTTGGCAGAATAAAAATCGGCAATAATACTTTTATCGGAAAAGGCGCTGTTCTGCTACCCGGAGTTTCCATTGGCAGCAACTGTATTGTTGGTTCCCTGAGTGTTGTAAGCAGTTCTGTTCCCGACAATACAATTTATGCCGGAGCACCTGCAAAATTCATTTGTACAATCGAACAGTATGGTGAAAAATTATTAGCAAACACGACTGTTTATCCTCTCGAGCTGGAAGCAGACCGAGCAAAACTGGAAGAATACCTTATTAAAAACCTCCCTCATACCTATAAACCAGTAAGAAAATAA
- the pth gene encoding aminoacyl-tRNA hydrolase, with protein sequence MKYLIVGLGNKGPEYENTRHNIGFKVAEKIAETLEASFKTTNFGWLAEGKYKGRKVLVLKPDTYMNLSGNAVKFWMQKENIPLENVMIVTDDLVLPFGTLRMKMKGSDAGHNGLKNINEVLQTQNYARLRFGISAEFSEGRQVDYVLGTWNEEEAEKLPERIEKFSKACLSFVFAGINNTMSAFNGK encoded by the coding sequence ATGAAATATTTAATCGTAGGTCTTGGAAATAAAGGCCCTGAATATGAAAATACACGTCACAATATAGGATTTAAAGTAGCCGAAAAAATAGCCGAAACATTGGAGGCTTCATTCAAAACTACCAACTTCGGATGGCTGGCTGAAGGTAAATATAAAGGCAGAAAAGTATTGGTTTTAAAGCCGGATACTTATATGAACCTTTCCGGAAACGCCGTAAAATTTTGGATGCAGAAAGAAAATATTCCTTTAGAAAATGTAATGATCGTCACAGATGATCTTGTGCTGCCTTTCGGGACATTAAGAATGAAGATGAAAGGCTCAGACGCAGGTCATAACGGGCTTAAAAACATCAACGAAGTTCTGCAGACACAAAATTACGCAAGACTTCGTTTTGGAATCTCTGCTGAGTTTTCAGAAGGGAGACAGGTAGATTACGTTCTCGGAACATGGAATGAAGAAGAAGCCGAAAAACTTCCCGAAAGAATAGAAAAATTCTCTAAAGCCTGTCTGTCATTTGTTTTCGCAGGAATTAATAATACAATGTCTGCTTTTAACGGAAAATGA
- a CDS encoding serine acetyltransferase, producing the protein MPNYSIIQKDFYRESGKWLSRFEIWAKCINPNLHFIYILRKTQKHMNKPVLGVFWRIVLRHYQIKYGYQIYPETEIGEGFYIGHWGSLVINPKAKIGKNCNIAQGVTIGQQNRGRFVGFPTIEDEVWIGTNAVIVGGVTVGRNVLIAPNAYVNFDVPADSVVVGNPGKIYSTRKSTMGYINNKV; encoded by the coding sequence ATGCCGAATTATTCCATCATACAAAAAGATTTTTACCGCGAAAGTGGAAAATGGCTCTCCAGATTCGAAATTTGGGCAAAATGCATTAATCCGAACCTTCATTTTATTTATATTTTGAGAAAAACTCAAAAACATATGAATAAACCTGTTTTGGGAGTATTTTGGAGAATTGTTTTAAGGCATTATCAAATAAAATATGGTTATCAGATCTATCCTGAAACCGAAATTGGGGAAGGATTTTATATAGGACATTGGGGAAGTCTGGTGATCAACCCTAAAGCTAAAATCGGTAAGAACTGCAACATCGCACAAGGGGTAACCATCGGACAGCAAAACCGTGGAAGATTCGTAGGTTTTCCTACCATTGAAGATGAAGTCTGGATTGGTACAAATGCTGTGATTGTAGGCGGAGTAACGGTCGGGAGGAATGTTTTGATTGCTCCAAATGCCTATGTTAATTTTGATGTTCCTGCTGATTCCGTAGTAGTTGGAAATCCTGGAAAAATTTACTCAACTAGAAAATCTACAATGGGTTACATCAATAATAAAGTATAG